The Brassica napus cultivar Da-Ae chromosome C7, Da-Ae, whole genome shotgun sequence genomic interval GTAGGCATGGAGCAATGGCATGTACAAAAGTGTGGAGCATCGTGTGATGACGAATCCAACGGTGGAGAGATTCTCAACGGCGTATTTTCTGTGTCCATCATACGACGCCGTTATAGAGTGTTCAGGTGATTGTCCTACTTATAGAAATTTCAGCTTCAGAGAATTCAGACAACAAGTTCAAGAAGATGTTAAGAAGCTTGGTTATAAAGTTGGCCTCCCTAGGTTCGTTAATCATCTTTACTGATTTATACACTCagtttttaatttacttttagATGTTTATGATTTATTGTAATTTAACGTTTTTAATTACTCCTTATTTTTCATTATCattattttgttgatttttctGAGTAATTATTATCCTCTAGATAAACTGATTATCTTAATTCGATAAAGATCAATTAAAAAAACCTAAGCTTATTTGTGATAAACATTAATCCGAcattaaagaaaaatttatatatatcgaatatacaatttaaaaaatacatatgtaCACAAAAACTGATCCATCAATGGCGGAAGCAGCCATGAGAGCTTGCAAGCTATAGAGTATCCTTTCACTAGACATCCTAGGACCAATCACAGACGCAATCTCCTCTCACTTAGGAGCTAATCCTTCCGGTCTTTCACGTGGCGTCACAAACTTATCTCTCAAGAGACTAATTTAAAAGAATCGAAGCAATGAATTCACGATATAACACGACGGTAACTCGCCCGACAATCTTGAAAAGGCAGACATTGTTCTTGTAGGTGTCTCAAGGACAGGGAAGACACCACTCTCCATACTTAACTTAAAAGGTTTACAAAGTTTCTAACGTACCGATCTCGAACGGTGTGGAACTTCCCAAGACTCTGTTCAAGATCGATTGAAGAAAGGTTTTTGGTCTGATGATTAATCCGGTAGAGTTGCAAGGGATAAGGGAGGCTAGAGCCAAGATTATTTGTCTTGGATCGAGTTTGGACTTTGGAGAGTGAGTACTCTGAGTTGAGTAAGGAAGAGCTTGAGCTTGCTAAGAGCATCCACATGTGGAATCCTTAGGATTAgaatagtattattattattttttttaatagttaagaATTTTTGTGAAAAATGTGTGTACAATGGTGATCCCGAAGTTGGAATCCttacagaattttttttttgtttagtgaaatataaattttatatattagatgatTAAATACAATAACTTaacataaaatacaataaataaacataaaatataataattaaacataaaatacattaattaaacataaaaatagaacaattaaagataaaaaaaacaataattttacataaagaTAGAATAATTCCTAATCTTCATCACCAAATTtattccaaatattttgaattaaatcatttttcaattgTTCATGCATTTGCCTATCACGAAGATCATTCCGACTGGGAAAGATATTATTCAGATTTGTTGGCCTCTCCGTTTCCACCTCTGAACATCTGGGGACgtctccttcttcaaattcagatATATCAATACGAGAGTATCCATCCCGTTCATCttcgactatcatattgtggagtatgatacatgctctcataatcttccctatCTTTTCATTTTCCAATGTTTTTACCGGGTTTCTCACAATcacaaatcgagcttgcaatactccaaaagcccgctccacatcttttcgggtTGCTTCTTGGACTTTAGCAAATAACTGTTGTTGAGGACTTTGAGGGAGGgtaatagattggataaatgttgaccattttggatatataccgtcTGTTAGATAGTACGCCAACTTATACATGTGTCCGTTGACCACGTACTTTACCCTgggagctcgaccttgtaaaatgtcatcaaaaacaggagaccgatcgaggacgttgatatcatttaaggtacctggaggaccaaaaaaagcgtgtcatatccaaagatcttgtgaagctacagcctctaagacaattgtcgcttttcctgatccacgtgtgtactgacctttccaagcggttgggcaatttttccactcccaatgcatacagtcaatGCTCCCGACCATCCCAGGAAACCATCGTgcctctccaatatcgagtagtTGTGAAGATCCTCCGGTGTGGGTCGTCGTAGATACTCATTTCCGAATAATTGTATTATTCCGTCAGTGAAATTATGTAAACATGAAAGTGCAGTGgtctcaccaagtcggagatattcgtcaacgGTGTCAGCCGCAGTACCATAAGCAAGCAGACGAATAGCTGCAGTACATTTTTGTAGTGCAGTAAGACCCCACCTCCCGGTcgcatctcttctttgctgaaAGCATGGGAAGCGCTCTGATAGGCCATGAACAAGACGCAAGAATAATTCCTTATTCATGCGGAAACGGCGTCTGAATAATTGAGACGAGAATGTCGCATCTTCGCTGAAATAGTCATTCCATAAGCGGTCTTGTCCTGTTTCACGGTTTCGTTCTACATAAGCACGTCTCCTTTGCGGTCTGCTTTGGGCCTCCACTATGTCGTTGTATGTTTCTTCCAAGTATTCGTCGCAAATTTCGTCCAATCTTTCATCGACTTCATCGGATGAACTCGATGATGACATATCTATATATCCTGCTTcggaaaataataaaattatgtacAACCATTAAAAAGACTTGCCACTAATTTAGTGCAGCTTTCATGAGATCATCATCATTTTGACCACTTCTCTGCTCCCTCATAGCGTGGTCATAGCAACCAACGAACTTGGAGACTTGATCGTTAATCCTACCCCACCTCTGCTTGGCCGGAATAATCTCTCTCGGTATTCTCCCGACGAGTTGAGGGCTTGCATTGTAGTACTCGATAATCCTCTGCCAGAACTTACCAGCTCTCTGCTCATTGCCCACCACTGGATCTTTACTGGTGTTGAGCCAGGCACCAATAAGTATTTTATCCTCTTGCGGTGTCCATTTCCTCCGGCTGTTGATAGCAGAGTCGACAACAGGCTCACCAGACCCGACAACAGGCTGACCAGACTCGACAACAGGCTCAGGAGCTTGGCTACCGAGCCAAACTGGTTCAGGTGAATC includes:
- the LOC125590657 gene encoding uncharacterized protein LOC125590657; translation: MSSSSSSDEVDERLDEICDEYLEETYNDIVEAQSRPQRRRAYVERNRETGQDRLWNDYFSEDATFSSQLFRRRFRMNKELFLRLVHGLSERFPCFQQRRDATGRWGLTALQKCTAAIRLLAYGTAADTVDEYLRLGETTALSCLHNFTDGIIQLFGNEYLRRPTPEDLHNYSILERHDGFLGWSGALTSKMNGMDTLVLIYLNLKKETSPDVQRWKRRGQQI